The DNA window CAGAACACGCGTTTACATGATGGTCCACCTGCAAAACCTAAGGCAAGAGGGTATCCATCATAAAATGCTGCAGATTGAACTTTAGCTACGATTTCATACATCTTCCTGGCACCTGGAATGTGATGTTTGATGTTATCATAATCTTTACCAGTTTGCTCTTCTGGTGGGACTTGAAGCATTACAAAAATACCATATTTATATTTACTAATTATTTTAATGGTTTTTTCTAAGTCCCAATCAAAATGGGGTGGACAGTTAAGATTTGTACCATAATAAGGACATCTAGGAGAATAACACTTAGCTCTGACTCTTTCATCAACAATTATCATATCAGTACTGATCCTTATAGCATCATTAGCTCCTAACTCCTTAGCTAAAACTAGATATTTTTCCACATCAGCTTCTAGTTTATCATCTGAAACGTTCTCAGAAAACTCTGCTATCTCCTGCACCATTAGAAAAAACCCCCTATAAAAGCATGACCAAAACTCATAATATATTGTGTAATATTTTAGTAACAAATATTATTTATATTGTTCGATATACATCGAACGTATTGCTTTAATCACATTTCTATCTATAATCTGTGGCCATGTTGAAAAGGTTCATGGTCCATACAAGGTTATATAGGTCAGTTATGGTTTCTACGAATTCTGTATACTGATTCCACACACCTATCGCTGTTTGGGATATTACACTTCCATCCTTAAATTTACAGAATATTAATAGCATCTCTTTTTTATCTCTAATAATTGCCTTAATGAATGGTATTTGGAATGTCTTGATTTCACAATCTAATTTTTTAATATTTTCAGAGATGTCTATTTTTTCATCATCGGTAATGTTGTAGGGTGCTGCTATTATCCTGGTCTGAACTCCTCTTTTTAATGATTTATTCAAAGCTTCATT is part of the Methanobacterium lacus genome and encodes:
- a CDS encoding DUF2284 domain-containing protein: MVQEIAEFSENVSDDKLEADVEKYLVLAKELGANDAIRISTDMIIVDERVRAKCYSPRCPYYGTNLNCPPHFDWDLEKTIKIISKYKYGIFVMLQVPPEEQTGKDYDNIKHHIPGARKMYEIVAKVQSAAFYDGYPLALGFAGGPSCKRVFCSTVECKGIKGEGCRMALKSNPTMHSAGMDAYSMAKKVGWKIYPIGKTTEPSQIAHGLELGLVLI